A window from Nycticebus coucang isolate mNycCou1 chromosome X, mNycCou1.pri, whole genome shotgun sequence encodes these proteins:
- the CHST7 gene encoding carbohydrate sulfotransferase 7 → MMKGRRRRRREYCKFALLLVLYTLVLLLVSSVLDGGRDRNRGAGHCPGLQHSLGVWSLEAAAAGEREPSAEARPIAEGGAGQSAEPLGNLSGPVGETVSREKQHIYVHATWRTGSSFLGELFNQHPDVFYLYEPMWHLWQALYPGDAESLQGALRDMLRSLFRCDFSVLQLYAPPGDPAARAPDTTNLTTATLFRWRTNKVICSPPLCPGAPRARTEVGLVEDTACERSCPPVALRALEAECRKYPVVVIKDVRLLDLGVLVPLMRDPGLNLKVVQLFRDPRAVHNSRLKSKQGLLRESIQVLRTRQRGDRFHRVLRTHGVGARLGGQSRALPAAPRADFFLTGALEVICEAWLRDLLFAHGAPAWLRRRYLRLRYEDLVRQPRTQLRRLLRFSGLRELAALDAFALNMTRGTAYGADRPFHLSARDAREAVHAWRERLSREQVRQVEAACAPAMRLLAYPRSGEEGDTELPKDWEAPLETEADRAR, encoded by the coding sequence ATGATGAAgggccggcggcggcggcgccgaGAGTACTGCAAGTTCGCGTTGCTGTTGGTGCTGTACACACTGGTGCTGCTGCTTGTCTCCTCCGTCCTGGACGGCGGACGCGACAGGAACAGGGGCGCCGGACACTGTCCTGGCCTGCAGCACAGCCTTGGTGTGTGGAGCCTGGAGGCGGCTGCGGCCGGCGAACGCGAGCCGAGCGCGGAGGCACGGCCCATTGCTGAAGGGGGCGCGGGCCAGTCCGCCGAGCCCCTGGGCAACCTCAGCGGCCCCGTCGGGGAGACGGTGTCTCGAGAGAAGCAGCACATCTATGTGCATGCGACCTGGCGCACCGGCTCGTCTTTCCTGGGTGAGCTCTTTAACCAGCACCCGGACGTTTTCTACTTGTACGAACCCATGTGGCATCTATGGCAGGCTCTGTATCCGGGCGACGCCGAGAGCCTGCAGGGCGCGTTGCGCGACATGCTGCGCTCCCTCTTCCGCTGCGACTTCTCAGTGCTGCAGCTGTACGCGCCACCGGGGGACCCCGCTGCACGCGCCCCAGACACAACTAATCTCACCACAGCCACCCTCTTCCGCTGGAGGACCAACAAGGTCATCTGCTCGCCACCGCTGTGCCCTGGTGCGCCCCGAGCCCGCACGGAGGTGGGCCTCGTCGAGGACACTGCCTGCGAGCGCAGCTGCCCACCCGTGGCGCTACGCGCCCTGGAGGCCGAGTGCCGCAAGTACCCGGTGGTGGTCATCAAGGACGTGCGTCTGCTCGACCTGGGCGTGCTGGTGCCTCTGATGCGTGACCCAGGCCTTAATTTGAAGGTGGTGCAGCTTTTCCGTGACCCGCGGGCCGTGCATAACTCGCGCCTCAAGTCTAAGCAGGGGCTGCTGCGGGAGAGCATACAGGTGCTGCGCACCCGCCAGAGAGGCGACCGCTTCCACCGGGTGCTGCGAACACACGGCGTAGGCGCTCGCCTCGGGGGCCAGTCCCGCGCGCTGCCGGCGGCGCCGCGGGCCGATTTCTTCCTGACCGGCGCGCTCGAGGTTATCTGTGAAGCCTGGCTGCGCGACCTGCTTTTCGCGCACGGCGCGCCAGCCTGGCTGCGGCGCCGCTACCTGAGGCTGCGTTATGAGGACTTAGTGCGGCAGCCGCGCACGCAGCTGCGCCGCCTGCTGCGTTTCTCTGGGCTGCGCGAGCTTGCTGCGCTCGACGCTTTCGCGCTCAACATGACGCGAGGCACAGCCTATGGTGCCGACCGGCCCTTTCACCTGTCAGCACGTGATGCCCGCGAGGCGGTGCACGCCTGGCGCGAGCGCCTGAGCCGAGAACAGGTGCGCCAGGTAGAGGCCGCCTGCGCTCCAGCCATGCGCCTGCTCGCCTACCCTCGCAGCGGAGAGGAGGGTGACACTGAGTTGCCCAAGGACTGGGAGGCACCGCTGGAGACGGAGGCCGACCGTGCCAGGTAG